The genomic DNA ACACTATGACACCGTTGAGGAACTGAAGGATGAGCTCCTACAATATCTCTTTTACTACAACGAAATGAGGCATCATCAAGGAATAAATGACATACCTCTTAACTTTAGAAAATCATTACCGAATTAGTTGACTTTTACAATTGCGAGTGAGGAACGAACGCGGCAATCTCTCACAAAGAACTCAACCAAGCATCAGTTACTCTCTTTTAAACAAAAATGGACTGAAACGAAATCCTTAATAAAAGAAATACAGAGGTTTCATGACAGCAAAGCACCCACTAGTAAACGTACATTGGTAGGCAACTTATCTAAACCCATTACTATGATTAGCTTTTCTCAGAAGGGTCAAGCACTCTCCTTATATCAGCAATTAGAATCGGTGAAAAATCAAACACGGATAAATCAGTTCCAGCTAACCAATCAAGACACTGCTGCTTATCCATTTTTGTATCAGTGAGAAACTCAGTAATTGCGATTACAGTGTTTCTACTTAGACCTAAGGACAAAAATGATAGTTGGGTAGTTTGGGAGACCCCAAACTCAAGCCACAAATTGAGGTCAGGAATATCGTCCAGCAATTCAGGTCGATTAATTTCTGAAATGTAATGCCGTAAAATATCCACATAGCAACTATATTCTTTTGCAAACCTAAACCGGGCAAAATTCTCTACTTGCTCCATAGTGTCTCTACAAACCTTGTCAATTTTCACTTTAGGATCACTCTTTTTATAGCTTCTATATGAGGAGCTAATCAAATAGGAAAGAGGTTTACCACTCATCCAATTGACCAACAATATTGCACGAGAGTAATTTAGCTTCGGTTGGAAATCTGCAAGTGTTTTGCCTATTCTACCAATCAACTTTGTATACTCATCAACAGCAGCAGCATCTTCAGGATAAACAGGGATAAGCGATTCTAATTCATTCTGTTTTGATTCAAAATATTCTAAAAGTTGCTGTTGAGCAATTGGCGAAATTCCAGGATTGCGGAAAATGATCTCACTAGGCACGGCAATCCTGTCTTTCAGAGATTCAAAGATTCCCAAAAGCTTTTTGATAAAATCAGTCTTAGGAACGAGTTTATCCTGTAAGAATCGTGAGTAATAGTATGAAAAAGCAAACTCCAAGTCCTGACGGTTTTCTGCTACGCTCCTTGGAGTATCTTCAAGAATGAAATCAATGAGCTCCTCTTCCTTTATCAAATCAAGAGCTTTTTCTATTCGTTGTTTACGCTTAAAAGGAGATGGCTTTATTTCCCATCTATCTGGCTCTATGCAAACAATATTTCCACTGAACTCCTTACCCCACCTACCAGCACGTCCGGCTAAATTCCAAAAGTCATTTTCATTGAGTGGCTTACCCCTACCCCTTGTTGGTTTTTTAATAAACACAGAGGTCGCTGGTAGATTTACCCCCTCGAGCAAAGTGGATGTACAAACCAAATACTTGATTTGATTCAATTTGAATAATCGTTCTATTTCCTGCCTAATCAGAAGCGGCATATTTCCGTAATGGAAAGCAACTCCTTTACCAAGAACCTTGGCCAACGAATAATCTCTGTGAATTGACGATTTGACCAGTTTAATCAATTCGTTAATCTCAGAATTCTGAGATTCGTCAGGGCTCAACCCCATCAGTATTTTCGCATTACTTTCGGCTTCAGCAGCACCGTTAGCATAAATCAACCCACCTCCTACATTTCCAGAAATGGCTTTTGCCAAAAGCGAAATCTTCTTTGCTTCTGACACAGGTCTATCTTCCAGATTAATCGTTCCAATCTGAACACTCCCTGCTTTGGAGACCAAACTCACGTTCCATAACATCGGCTTTCTTTTGACTGGAGTTAGATACAGAAGATTCTGATTAACAGCGACAAACTCGGTGTTTACAACTGCGCTTGAACCTGAATCTCCGATCCAGTTTAATAATGCTTCAGGATTGGATGTAAAAGGACTTGAAAAGAAAATCCTAACCCGTGGGTTAAGTTCTTTAACCTCCTCAAGCTTTCGTTGCAGTAAAATCCCTCGATTTCCGTTGTCAATTTTATGAGCCTCATCAACAACCAAATAATCAATTGATGAAGTTCCAGGCTGTGTTAAAAACCAATGAAGCCTCTCTTGGGTGAATACGTACAGATTAATCTGAGAATTTGCCGTCTCGTTTAACGGGACCGTTGTTAGATTAACATTTACCAATTCTCTTGAAGTAATGAGTTTTCTCAAATCCTCCTCAACCTGACTGATTAGTGCTCGAGTTGGAACTATGTAAACAATATTGCAGCGACCTGAAACCAACCACTCGCTTAAAAGCTGAGACAGTATAAATGACTTTCCAGCAGAGGTAGGAGCTGAAATACTTACAGCTGCATGCGTTAATGAAGCATCGTAAGCCTCCTTTTGAAACCTGTTGAGGGAAACAACCTCGTTATCAATTATAGCAGAATTTTCAATCCTAGTTCGATTTGTTTGAAGTCGAAATGGTAATGGAAGCTGCTGGGCTAAGTCAGGTTCAATTAGCTGCCTCTTCTTAGCTAATTCTAATGCTGGTTGATTAGTCAGACTCTCAAGGACCACTATTGCACCCGCCTTTTGTTCTGGGCTGGTACTAGCCCTCAAGCATGACTGTGAGATTCGCAGAGCAGCCTCTAAATGTTCACTTTTTGAAGATAAACTCAGAATACTTGCGATGCCCAACAAATTATCCCAATTAATTTTCCCCAACAGGGCTTCCTGACTCTCGCACCAATTTAAATTGGACAAGGTATTACCTACAGAAAATGCTTGAATTGCACCATACTGTCTAGTGAAACTTGGGAGTTCAAATAACTTCTCTGCTATCATCGCGACACGATTTTCAAAAACTGATTTCTTAGGTCTTCAACTGAGGGAAAGGGGATTAGGAAGACGTGTATTTCAAACTTTTCGAGATTGACATGATTTTTAATTTTCGACCCGCTGGTTTTCAACCACGATTCAATTTCAGCTTCAAATAGTTTCTTTATATCAGCAAGAGTCTTTTCATGAGGATTACTCGGATAGTGTTTACTGTCAAAACCAACGAAACAAACACCCTTATACTTTAACTTATTCGAAGCATCATCATCCAAATCGAAATACTTTACAATGGCATCTTCCAATTTAGGGTTGTTAGTATTGTCGAATATGTTTTGAGTAATCAACATTAAATCTCTTTCCTGCACCGAACCTGAGCCATAGGTATCCAACAGAAATCCTTTTAGACTATTAAAACAATTGGTTAAACCAGAATTTAGGGTTTTCTCCATCTTGGACTCTCCCCAATAAAGAGATAAGGTGTCATCTTTTGAATCAAAATGAACATGTATACCATCTGCTCCTTGGTAATGCAGTTTTCCCGAAGTCTTTAAGCTCATTTTACTAATCAGTTGAGGAAATCCGAGGACTTCTTGAACCAGAACATATAGAAGCATTTCTCCCAGTTCACCTGTTTGCTTCAAATCAGTAAACAACATCTTTGCCTTAGCCTGTAATTCCAGAATCTTATCGGTAGA from Flavobacteriales bacterium includes the following:
- a CDS encoding DEAD/DEAH box helicase; this translates as MIAEKLFELPSFTRQYGAIQAFSVGNTLSNLNWCESQEALLGKINWDNLLGIASILSLSSKSEHLEAALRISQSCLRASTSPEQKAGAIVVLESLTNQPALELAKKRQLIEPDLAQQLPLPFRLQTNRTRIENSAIIDNEVVSLNRFQKEAYDASLTHAAVSISAPTSAGKSFILSQLLSEWLVSGRCNIVYIVPTRALISQVEEDLRKLITSRELVNVNLTTVPLNETANSQINLYVFTQERLHWFLTQPGTSSIDYLVVDEAHKIDNGNRGILLQRKLEEVKELNPRVRIFFSSPFTSNPEALLNWIGDSGSSAVVNTEFVAVNQNLLYLTPVKRKPMLWNVSLVSKAGSVQIGTINLEDRPVSEAKKISLLAKAISGNVGGGLIYANGAAEAESNAKILMGLSPDESQNSEINELIKLVKSSIHRDYSLAKVLGKGVAFHYGNMPLLIRQEIERLFKLNQIKYLVCTSTLLEGVNLPATSVFIKKPTRGRGKPLNENDFWNLAGRAGRWGKEFSGNIVCIEPDRWEIKPSPFKRKQRIEKALDLIKEEELIDFILEDTPRSVAENRQDLEFAFSYYYSRFLQDKLVPKTDFIKKLLGIFESLKDRIAVPSEIIFRNPGISPIAQQQLLEYFESKQNELESLIPVYPEDAAAVDEYTKLIGRIGKTLADFQPKLNYSRAILLVNWMSGKPLSYLISSSYRSYKKSDPKVKIDKVCRDTMEQVENFARFRFAKEYSCYVDILRHYISEINRPELLDDIPDLNLWLEFGVSQTTQLSFLSLGLSRNTVIAITEFLTDTKMDKQQCLDWLAGTDLSVFDFSPILIADIRRVLDPSEKS
- a CDS encoding DUF1837 domain-containing protein, giving the protein MYPFILLSESISRKTFRFFGFVQPDISGISRDRTETKTFKAMSWIEDAINELVISQEGKINSRIACLEKDLEIPETEAIAHCYCVKLDGQGNPRTKDLVDFIATKIVDYSIPKKSIDEAKESFIRTNSTDKILELQAKAKMLFTDLKQTGELGEMLLYVLVQEVLGFPQLISKMSLKTSGKLHYQGADGIHVHFDSKDDTLSLYWGESKMEKTLNSGLTNCFNSLKGFLLDTYGSGSVQERDLMLITQNIFDNTNNPKLEDAIVKYFDLDDDASNKLKYKGVCFVGFDSKHYPSNPHEKTLADIKKLFEAEIESWLKTSGSKIKNHVNLEKFEIHVFLIPFPSVEDLRNQFLKIVSR
- a CDS encoding IS3 family transposase, whose product is HYDTVEELKDELLQYLFYYNEMRHHQGINDIPLNFRKSLPN